In the genome of Arvicola amphibius chromosome 2, mArvAmp1.2, whole genome shotgun sequence, the window TGTAACCTTTAGAGATAATCAACATTAGCGATACATTGTATATTCCTCCGTTTTTTTCTAAGTAGATACTACCTTATGATACTTTTAACAATAaaaccaagggggggggggagggctggagagatggctcagaggttaagagcattgcctgctcttccaaaggtcctgagttcaattcccagcaaccacatggtggctcacaaccatctataatgaggcctcaggcacatacacagacaaaatattgtatacataataaataaataaataaataaaaccaaggaactgggtttggtggcacacacagtcccagtactctggaggcagaggcaggagaatctgtgagtttgaggccagcctggtctacgaagtgagttccaagacagtcagggctacacagagaaaccctgtctcaaagacaaacaagcaaacaataagcaagtaaacaaataaatagaatcaagggcttggagagatggctcagctgttagcaAGACATGAGGAGAGgaccttgcagaggacctgaggaggccagaagaagcagacagtctgaaactggagttactgataaCTGTGAGCAGCTGTATGGATACTAGGAACCAAACCAGGATCCTCTGAAACAGAGCAAGTGATCTTAGctgatgagtcatctcttcagccctagccacattttaaaaaattattttttttcgagacaggatttctctgtgtaacagctctagctgttctgggactcactctgtagacctggaactcacagagatccacctgcctttgcctcccaagagctggaattaaaggcatgtgccaccaccaccacccagcttatttttaaaatttatatgcaggtgtatgtctgtgtctgcgTATGTAGGTACCTGCACAGACAAACGGTATCAGATTCGCTTAGAGATGTAGCAAAATCGGTTAGCTGTTTCATTAGAAAGTTGCCTTCTTTAGAGGGATGCATTCTTTACTATGTAACTATTCTCCGGAATCTAAATTCTgtgtctattttattattttacaactTTCCTTAGTCGAGAAACTTAGCGTTTCCGACTGTATAGATACACTGTAATGGTCCATTGCCTACCAATGAGAatgcaggagagaggagagggagacagagaggagagggagagtgaaCAGCTCTGGAATCTAATATGGAGAGTGCAAGTTAAGGGAAAGCTTTCTTTGTGGCTTTTCCAGCTTCAAAGAGGCTTAGACCTTTGGTTTTGACGGCGTTAAGGCTTGCCGGTATGCCAGGCAGGTACTTAGCAATGCCGGAACTTTTATTTGGAATGGGCCTTGTTTCTTACCGGAGTATTTTTTTAGCTGTAAACCGTGCCACGCACAAAGATGGTTGCCAGGCACCGGAAGTAGCCGGTTATTTTGCTGAATTCCGTTCTTCCGCGGGGCGGAAAAGGCATGTCGGCTTGTGTCCCGACTGTTTCCAGTCCTCTTCCTTTGCAGGACCCCATGAGCAAGCTGTGGCGGCGCGGGAGCACCTCTGGGGCTATGGAGGCCCCCGAACCAGGTAGGCGCAGGCGGCTCAAACTTAGGTGATTTTTGGAAACGAGTCCTCCCACTCGGCGGAGCCAGGTCAACTCGCCACAGGTGGAAAGGAGCGAGGTTGTTATGATAACGCCTAATAACGTGGAAAGATTGGGACTCGGTAGACTTGTTAGGTTTTTAAGATCTTCCCCTGCCACTGTTTGATGGACACCTCTGACAGCCTCTCCTTCTGCAGGGGAAGCGCTGGAGTTGAGCCTGACAGGTCCTCACAGCCACGGAGTACACaagaaaaaacacaagaagcacaaaaagaaacacaagaagaAGCATCATCAGGAAGAGGAGGCCGGGCAGACACAGGCTCCTGCCAAGCCCCAGCTTAAACTTAAAATCAAGCTGGGTGGACAGGTCCTGGGCACCAAGAGGTAAGGTCAGATATTTAATTCGGGGGAAATTCAACATCAGGTGGGCTGGGCTTTCTGGAAAATAGAGAATGAACATCGACTTCAGGGTCCAGGTTACCGCAGGTGGCTCCAGAGTGGGACAGAGCCACTTGCTCACTTTGGAGTAGTGTTCCTTCTCTGCAGTGTTCCTACCTTCACTGTGATCCCTGAGGGGCCGCGATCACCTTCTCCCCTGATGGTAGTGGATAATGAAGAGGAACCTATGGAAGGAGTGCCTCTGGAGCAGTACCGAGCCTGGCTGGGTGAGAAGACCCTGGAGGTGGGGTCGCTGGGTTGCTCATTTATACCCGGCAAAAGGAAAGGGGTTGGTTCTGAGAATTTTCAATAACCCAGGATCAATTTTGCTGAATTAatgttctgcttttctttcccaaCTTTCCTATCCAGATGAAGACAGTAATctgtccccctccccacttcGGGACCTGCCAGGGGATCTGGAGggtcaggaggaagaggaggaacagagGTGGCTAGATGCCCTGGAGAAGGGAGAGCTGGATGACAATGGAGACCTCAAGAAGGAGATTGATGAACGGCTGCTTACTGCGAGACAGGTAAGTTAGTGTAGTCTTTACCCACTCGGCAAACACACGGGGAGAAGCAGCTGTTTGCTGCGCAGTGAGAATATCAGTGGAACAGAAAAGTAGAGGCTGCTCCTCTCCTGCATGCTGAGGGATGGTAAATTACTATTTCCGTTTTTGAACTGGGATCTTACTATTTAACCCGACTGTCctgacacacagagatctgcttgtctttgcctcccaagtgctggaattaaaggtgtgtgccaccacacccagctcaatgATAATTTTTACAAACTACAGAAAATAGGATTGATGAAATAGAAAGTGGCAAGGCAGAAGCATTAGGGTTGTTGTAGGGAAAGGCTcattgtttgctttatttatttttttcctttttcgagacagggtttctctgtagcttgggagcctgtcctggaactagctcttgtagaccaggctggctttgaactcacagggatctgcctgcctctgcctcctaagtgctgggattaaaggcgtgcgccaccaccacccggctacttttattttaaagacaatttttatttattttatgtatatgagtgtttggctgctgcccatggaggccagaggtcagcagaaCTCCTGGAAGTAGatttacagccagttgtgagctgccctgtaggtgctgggaactctgcaagagcagccagtgctcttcactgctgagtggtctctccagcccagaatgcCTCTTTAATGAGATGACATTTCCAGTACCAGCAGTGTCTCAAGCAAAAGAGGCCAGCTGACATAGGCACAGGAGCAAAATGTGGCTCAGCCACCAGTCGGTCATATGTGGACAAGTGACAAAGCTGACTTAaatttttagtaattattttggTGATATTTGTGGAGCGAATCTTAGTGGGGGTAAGGGATTTCCGGAGAAACTGCTGTGCAGGCTGTGATgggggcatgcctgtaatcccagaatgtgAAAGACAGGATGGCTACAAATTCTGAGCCAAGCAGAATACATCTAGATATTctgtctcaatcaatcaatcgGGAGAGTGGCATGGAATgtagagaacaggagagagagagatagcttaAGCAAGAAGTAGTAATAGAATGAAGAAAACCCCACCAAATCCTGGATCTATTTTGGAAGTAGCTACTTGTTTGGAGATgactggagaagaaaaggaatccAGAGTAATTCTGAGTTTTTGGTTTGAGCCTAATCCAGCAAAACTCTGTACAAGGATGGTACAGGTCTGACACTTGGGTCAGGTTGGGGATGTTTTCCCCCTTTGAAGCTGAGCGAAGGTCCGGAGCCCTGGGAGGAGCAAGTGTTATTAAGAGTCTCCTCAAAACAAACCTGGttgcacaagcctttaatcccagcctttggaagGCAGCggtaggaggatctcttgagCTCGAGGTTGGCTCGATaacgagttcaaggacagccagagctacatagtgaaatcgtttcgaaaaacaaaatggggggaggggggtatgaCTCTCAAGACCCTGCCTTCCAGGTCCTCTTTCTCATCCCACGACTTGGGGACCTGACCATTAGGTTCTCAGACATCCTCACTCTTTTCCCAGCGAGCCCTGCTCCAGAAGGCGCGGAGTCAGCCGTCCCCCATCCTGCCGATACCGGTGGCCGGGGgctgccctgcccctgccctcaCCGAAGAGATGCTGCTGAAACGTGAGGAGCGGGCACGGAAGCGGCGGCTGCAGGCAGCAAGGCGGGCCGAGGAGCACAAAAATCAGACTATTGAGCGGCTCACCAAGACTGCCGCTCCCAGCGGGCGCGGAGGGCGTGGTGCAGCACGGGGCGAGAGGCGCGGAGGGCGGGCAGCTGCCCCGGCCCCTACACCCATGGTGCGCTACAGCAGTGGGGCACAGGGCTCCACTCTGTCCTTTCCTCCCGGTGTCCCCGCACCCGCGGCGGTGGTTCAGCGGTCCGCCCCGTCGGGCCCCGCTCCGCGCTGCTCCGTCCCCGGCTGCCCCCACCCACGTCGTTACGCCTGCTCCCGCACCGGCCAGGCTCTTTGCAGCCTGCAGTGCTATCGCATCAACCTACAGCTAAGGCTGGGTGGACCTGAAGGCCCGGGGTCCCCCCTCCTGGCCACTTAAGGCCTCCCCCGTGCCACATTCCTTCTGTCTCCCCCACCCTATTAAATTTGGTGCAGTGCCTCGGCTTGTAAAGAATTGCTGGAGTGGGAAACCGGCCGACTCGGAACCTGTGCGATTCATCCAGCCAATCGGCGGCAAGTTTGTGCTCCTGCACGGCCGTTCATTGGCTGATAAGTCAAAGCTTGTCCTGTTGTCCGTATTGGCTGTTGTTGCTGTCAATCAGGGTCTCGATCGAACCTTCCCCTCGGCTTTGTCTGTGCGAGTTCTTGTTGTCTGGGAGAGCGGCAGAGGCGCCGCTGCGGATTGGACAGCGGGAGAAACCTGTGATCCTTTCCTATTGGTCAGTGTGTCGGTGAACGATACTGATTGGTTGGACTGAGCAAtccttgtcctctggaagagctctccCCGGATGGGAGCTCCGGCCGCGGAGTGATGGTGGCAGCTTCGGAAATGTGCCGGGCAGGGACCatggtggtggcagcagaggtGGTAGGGGCGGGGCAGCAGGAGGTAGAGGAGGCTGTGGTCTTCAGGGGTCTGTAGGTGGAGGCATGGCTCGggccagcagcaggaacagcagcgAAGAGGCCTGGGGGGCACTCCGGTCGCCGCAACAGCAGGTATTCCAGCAGCTCTAAAAGCCTATCACGACagccatttatttctctttcccctttcctgtcaCTTCCTGtcctgggagggggaggagctctCGGAGCCAAAGGTACTATGAAGTTCCTGAACGTGACCATTCTACTCTTTGTCTAAACTTTGTAACGTAGACGCAGTTGACTTTACCTGCAGCCTTTAGACCCCATCCCATGGCTGCAGTGCAAGCCTGCAGTGGCTTTCCAGTTACCAGAGGCGTAGTGAGGACCCCAGGGAGGCTCGCTCTATCGTGCAGCAGTTATTTGTCATGTTTTTCTATGTGCCTATTGTCACAACAGAGTTCGGCAGCGTCTTCTCTTGAGGGAGCAATTTGGAGACGAGCTGGAAGCCAGACTCGCGCCCTGGATGCCATCCTTTATCATCCACAGCAATCCCATCTGGTTGGGAGCACTGCTCTGGGTCTCACATTGCCCCTCCTCTACCCTAGGGAGCTTGAGTCCCAGGGGTGGAAAAATCCATCTTGGGGTTGTGGGAGGCAGACCGTCGGGGTGGGGGATGTTGAAAGCATTTTAGCTTTGGAATTGGCCTAAGATCTCTACCCATTGTCAGATTGTGTTTTGCTTCTTCCAAACTATACCTTGCCAAAAACCCCTTGGGGCCAGGCTTAGGTGAGAGAAATCTTGGGTGTAAAGTACTGAAATCACCTGCCTTGTGTATCCACAGTTTATCTTCTACACTAGTTTCTGGCTATTCCAAATCTTTCATACTGACAGCCCTACATATATTTAAACACTCCTCTTCGCATCCCTCTGCCATCTCCCCAAGCTACGTTGGCTCATGGATGGGATCGTGTATGCTCATGCAGGAGGTGGGGTGGACAGGGCCTTGGGTAAATCTCCCTTAGTTCTAAGTGCCGACTTGCCTCCAGCTTCAAGAGCTATGCCCAGGAGTGAATACCCAACCCTACCTCTGTGAGAATGGCCACTGCTGCGGGGAGACTGGATGCTGCACCTACTACTATGAACTCTGGTGTGAGTCTCCGAAGGGACCCTTCTCAGGTCCCCTGCCCGTCCTCCCTTGGATTTCTGAATTCAGCTCCTGAGGACTCTTCTCTGCACGAAGGGCGAGGCTGGTAATAGGAGATGTGCTCTTCTTGCCTCTCACAGGGTTCTGGCTGCTCTGGACAGTCCTTATCCTTTTTAGCTGTTGTTGCGCCTTCCGCCACCGGAGAGCTAAACTCAGGCTGcaacagcagcagcggcagcgtGAGATCAACTTGCTGGCTTACCATGGGGCATGCCATGGGGCTGGCCCTGTTCCTGCTGCTTCCCTGCTTGACCTTCGTGAGTGACTTGAGGCTTTTGGGTGCAGAACCAGCAGCCCCTCCCAAGCCAGGACCCTCAGCCACCCCACACTTCCACTGGCACTTTTCAAAGCACTTTTCCCCACTAGGAGAGCTCACTCTTCTAGCCTGGGTTCAGTCATCCATGCTGTTCTCTCTCCTGCAGGCCTTCTCAGCACCTTCAAACCCCCAGCCTATGAGGATGTGGTTCACCACCCTGGCACACCACCACCTCCTTACACTACGGCCCCGGGCCACCCCTTGACTGCTTCCACTGGatgcacctgctgctcttctgcATCCAGCTGCTCTGCCCACTTGGAAGGGACAAATGTGGAAGGTGTCTCCTCCCACCAGAGTGCCCTCCCTCATCAGGAGGGTGAGCCTGGGGCAGGGTTGAGCCCAGTTCACATACCCCCTTCCTGCCGCTATCGTCGCCTGACTGGTGACTCAGGTATTGAGCTCTGTCCTTGTCCTGACTCCAGCGAAGGTGAGCCAGTCAAGGAGATGAGGGCTAGTCCCACCCAACCAGATCTGGAGGACCATTCCCCTTGTGCACTGTCCCCAGATTCTCCCCTGGGGCAGTCTTCCAGTTATGGGGACATCCCATAAGTAGTTTCAGGAGGGAGGCCACCAGGAGCAGCCCGGGTTTCAACTGTGGTCCTCCATGTGggcccctcccatcctctccctcctAGAATATGCCTGAAAGGGCTGGAGCCCCGAAGAGGGCAGTACCGAGGACTGTGCTATCTTTACTCACTCCCAAAACATACACAGGAGCCTTTAATCTCATTAAAGAGACGTGAACCAGCTGCTTGTGGTTTTGGGTAGAGCAGAGCTTCAGTTATTGCCCCCAACCACACTGGTGTTGAAGGGAAAAGCAGTGACCATTTATCACCTTACCTGAGGACAGCAGGCAGCCCTGAGGCTACTGCCAAAGGCAAGAGTTCAGTTAGggtttttccagtttatttagaaaaatagacTCTTGAGTTCACAGTCACCCCAGAACTGTATGGGGTGACAATAAGGAGACACCTGAGATGGGCTCACAAGATCTGAGGGGATCAGAAACCTAACCTTGTCTCTGCATATTCCAAGGGACACAAGTGGCCTGGCTCTGCTCCAGTCCCTTCAGTACTCTTCAGCCATGACCAGTAAGACAAGGCTTGTCCATCCATGGAAGGGGCGGCAGCCCATGCCCCGTCCGTCCTGGTCACTGTATTGTTCCCACAGAAAGCCCGTGGCCTGGTATTGCCGCCATACGGTGCTCATGACATTGGCACGGAGTTCATGGTAGAGCTTGGCAGCCTGAGCCTTGTGGGGACCCTCCACATGCCCGTAGTGGTGGAGTGCCCCCAAAGCTAGGTAGTTGATGTTCAGCCACACGGCACCCCGCCAATATGGGGGATCATGTTCAGAATTAGGCTGTTTATAAAAAAGGCTGGAGGCCGAGAGGGAGCGCAACCCAAAGGGGCTCCAGAGATGGCGGCTGTCAGCTAGAATGTCCAGCAGGGGCCCCAGGCGGGGCGAGCTGGGgtccagcagctgcagcaggaagggaaaaagagagacataGCCGGGGGCATCCACATACTGCAGCTTAGGTGGAGGCCGGCCCACCACCCTAACCAGCCCCTGCGGAGGCCTGGACTGGAGCTGTACAGCTTTTGTGTGGTTCCCAAAGTCAGCAAAAAACCCCAGCTCAGGAGCCCAGTGCAGCTCGTCTAGGCTCCTAGGTTCTTCCAGGGAGGCAGCCAGCGggcccagctctgcagcagctTCAGCCTCCCCAAGCTGGTCTGCAAGCCGTGACAGCACCCGGGCGCCCAGTGCCACCCAGCATCGCAGGTCCAGGTGTCGCTCTGCTGCAGAAGGGTGTGATGCCCTGGGGTAGTCATCCAGGCCTGAGGGCAGCGTTTTGGGATTGAGCAGGGTAGGCAAAGCCAGGTCTCTGCCCCGCCAGCGGTAGGACAGTGGCACTGGCCCTGCCTGACTTTGATGGAGCCAAGAGAACCAAGCATGCAATCGGGGGAAAGCCTTTCGAAGGAAGGCCAGGTCATCAGGGTCACTGCCTTCCAGCATCCGTAACACCGGCAAGAGCAGGGTTGGAGGGTTAGCATGGGCTGCACGTTGCACTAGGAATTCTGGGGGTACTCGGGATCGGGCCTCATCCCCCAGTATCTGCTCCCGCCCAATCCAGCCGTCAGCATTGAGCAGCCCCAGCCAGTGGCCGAGGGCCTCTCGGGTGAGGTGGGGATCCCATCGCTGGACCAGTAGCTGGTGAAAGCCTTCATCCCAAAGGAAGCCTCGTGGGAAGAATGACCGGGAAGGGACTCCAGAGAAAAGAGGGACGGGCGGAAATAGGGCAGGGTCTACTTTCTGCTCAGACCCTTCCACACCAGTGTCTGGCAACACCAAACCCTGTCCATAGAAATAGCCAATCCCACCAAGGAGGCCACTGAGAGCAACCTGCCCCAATGCCTGCTCCTCGGGGCTCAGGCCCTTCTCCTTTAACTTGAAGGTCCTCTCAAAACGCTCTTGGAAAGCTGCAGCATGGCTCTCCAAGACCTGGGTCAGCTGGTTGCCTACCAACGGCCCACGGGCTTGATTTCCTGCCTGGGCACTGCCAGACTCAAATATGAATTCCATAGAGAAAGGGACTTTCAGTGTCACCTGCTGTATCAAGAACTGGCCTTGCCCACTCGGGCCACTCTCCTCCCACTTCAGAGATCCAGGCAAACCAAGGTAGCGCTCCGGAGAGGCCCCTGGGGGCCGGTGCTTAAACCAGCTGTTCAGGCGGCTCATGACCATATCTGTGAGCAGCGGCAGCCCTGGGTTGGAGGACCAGAGGACATTGTAGCTTGAAGGCAAGAAGACAAATGGGGACAGTTATTCAGGAAAGGAAGGTCTTGGCAGTCTCCCTGGTGGGAAAGTGGGGTCATAGAAGCCAGGCTAAGTCAACATCCATACCACCCCTGTACCACCCTGCACCTTCCCCCATATACCTGCCATGCTTAGGGACAGTGTCTCCTGGACTGGTTGGTGGCAGAAGGGTAAGGCGGAAGTCACCAAGTTCACTGGTGTGCCCACTGATGAACTTCAACTGTCCTTTGGCTTCAATCTCTGGTAGTAGAACTTCCTGACCATCAGTTACCACATAGAAGAACAGGGACaccaaagggagggaagaagtacCCGAGGCCTGGGTGATCAACGATAATAAAGCATCAGAAAAGCATTCTTTTGAGAATCAGCCTTAGCAAAGATTACAAGGAAGAGTTGTGGCAAACACCTGTCAATGCTTGAGGGTAAGTGGGTGTACTGGAATGGGCCGAGGGCTCCCAGGGGGAATATGACAGGTGTTTTAGGATGCTATATGGATTGTTTCACTTAATCTTGGGTTAGGTACCAGGGTGATAACTGCTTTACAAACAAGGAAATGAAAGCTTGGAGGTGCTGAGCAAGGCTGGTGTCCCAACCACTGTTAACCTCCATTTCATAGGGCATTTGCTGCTgcaaggggaggatgggggaagtCTGTGATGAGGAAAGAGGACCCTGATGCCCTGACCTGAGGCACTACGGTCACTCTCCAGCTCCAATCCCCTCCATGCTGACCCCCAGGCCTCTTGACGAACTCAGTAGTGAGTCTTAAAGCCCCATCGCTGATATGCTGCCGGCCGAAGGAAAGGCCATCGTGGAATTCCCAGCCATAGGGACCCACGCCGTCTCCCTGTTCACACGTATGCCTGAGCTTAGGAGGGATTCCCGGGGTGGCGCTCTGCTGCGCCCACATCAGTCCTGGAGAGTAGAACGGGCATGTAAATCAACAGACACTGCCCCTCTAAGTCTGCGAAGACTACTGgatcctccccactcctcccgtCGCCTGCCCCAGAGTTACCGGTGAGCAGTGGTTTGGGGCTGCGAGTCTTCATGCCGAAATAGACGTGTGGACGGTAGGTGCCCCAGAAGAGTTCCGGGGCCACGGCTGGACTGGAAGAGTCGGGGGGCAGCGCGGGCGGCGCGGGGTGCAGTGTGAGTGCACGACGCATACGGAGCCATGCCATCACCCAGCGCCCGGACAGACCGAAGGCTAGCGCCAGCACCACCACGGCCAGGGCCGCGCCGCCAGCTGAGCCGCGCGCCCCGCTCGCCCCGCTCGCCCGGCCGTCCCGCCGTCCAGCGCCCCGCGCCCTCTCCAGCGACCGCGCCCCCTCTGCAGCCGCGGCGCGCCGTCGCCTCTCGCTGCGGGCCATCACTGCAGCTGGCCTGTACCCCGGCCGCCACCGTGCGGTCAGTCAACTGAGCCTTCTGTCCGCAGCTCGGTGAGCACCGGCGGAAGCCTCGCGGAAATCCCGCCCTGCCACGTCAGGTCCGGGACCGGAACCCGGAAGCGCTGTGGTTGGCGGGGTTCGGTACTGAGTACCGGACTCTGCCGGTGAAAAGCGCCAGTGGGCGTGGGTTCACcgggtagagagaaagagagaagcaataCCATGCTGAGCCCATCGTTCTGCTTTGTTTAAATAAtgatcttgggctggagagatggcccagcggaTAAAGGCGCTTGCCGgcacctgatgacctgagttagatGCCCGAACCCACGTCGTGGAAgtaagagaactgactcccacaagcgcGCCTACACATCTGGCTTCCACACTTGTGCCGTGGCACGAGCGCACCTCCACACgtacactcacaagcacacacaaatgattataaaaaagaaaaaagtacgtGTGGGGGTGAGGCTGGAGACATgacttagcggttaagagcacttgctgctcttgcagaggacctggtatgATTCCCGGCGCCCACATGGCATTTTACAAATCGTCCAGAGGGTGTGACGCCCTCCTCCGGCACTGGCATGcactgtggtgcacagacataatgcaggcaaaatatccatacacataaaaaaataagtattaaaaaacgATCATACTAAGGCTAGTTTTTTCCTTCTTGGAAGATGAGTTTGTCTAAATTTTCCTCCAACTTGATATGCAAAGCCAGATTGACTaaaacagggtcttgctttgcatatatagcccaggctgtcctcaagcttgatatcctcctgcctcagcctccagagtgtcAGGAGCTAGGATCTAATATACTACTTTTACATATTGCTGTCCAGTCTAATCTGGTAGCAGAAAAACGTGGCCTAGGAAATACAAGCAACCGGGTCCAAGATACAGAGCTGGGAAGGGGCTAGCTTTAGACCCACGTGGCTAGCTTAAACCTGGGAAGTTTAATGAATTAAGCTCTATCATTACTCACACCCTGCACTCCTGTCTTCCTGGAGTGGACTCACGAGGAAGCCCGGGGTCAGGCAAGTAATGAAATGACTTCACTCATGAAATGACTAACTCAGCCTGTTCAtgtttaaatttaagaaaaattccgtattccagactggcctggaacttgccaagtagccAGACCTTGAACTTGATTCTCCCACCCCTACATCCCCAGCGATGGGGTTACAAGCACATGTGCAATTAGTAGTGTATTCAGTAGTGGGATCAaagagcttcatgcatgccagCCAAGCACTCTGCTGAGCTGCAGCTCCAGCCCTCATTCATACACTCACTCACCTGTAGGGCCAGAGAGGAACACAGAACCACTTGTGTGCTAGGCGGGTACTTTACCATTGAGCTGTATCTTAGCCCCTCACTACCATGCTTTTCTAGATGAACTCAGGGTTAGACGCTatgaaaggcattttctttcctATGATCCAAGAAATAGAGTACCTTATGGAAAACATGACTTCCGTCTGTCTTAAGGTTGTTCAGAGGTAGTACCTGCATCTCAGACTGGCCTATGAGCAACTTAGGATTTCACTATGAAGCCAAGGCTTCCCTGGAATTTACATAGCCAAGCCCAGCCCTCGACACTTGAGTGCTGAGACCACTAAGTTTGTAGTATTTGCATGTAACCTATACTTGACTTATATCTCAAGAATTCTCTAAATAACTACCTAATACAGTGTAAATGGTATGTCAACAGCTGTATTATTTAGAGAATAATAACAAAGGGAAAACAAGTACACATTCTCACAGgtgcagtttttaaatttattacgtTTATCTTGAGGGTATGTAGGTGAGTGTGCATGTTCcaccatgtgtgcatgcttgtcaGAAGACCAAGTACTCGAGGTGATTCTCGCCTTTCCCATGTGTGTcgtggaaatcaaactcaggtcatcaagcatGGTAGTAAGTAGTTTTACTCAATGAGCCATCTATTCGACCCCTGGATGTTTAGAAATACttgattacactgtgtaaagatgtgtcactgtggttggtttaataaaaagctaaacagacaatagctaggcagggagaaTAGGTGGGATTTCGGACAAAGAGGAACTGGGGACGAATCTGGGCATGCAAAGGAGATgcaaggagacagatgcagaacAAGTCGGAGgtacagaatgaaaggtaaaaagccatgaggcaaaatatagatgaatatacgtgggctaatttaagttatgagagctagtgagacaagcctaagct includes:
- the Wbp1 gene encoding WW domain-binding protein 1 isoform X2 gives rise to the protein MPSFIIHSNPIWLGALLWLQELCPGVNTQPYLCENGHCCGETGCCTYYYELWWFWLLWTVLILFSCCCAFRHRRAKLRLQQQQRQREINLLAYHGACHGAGPVPAASLLDLRLLSTFKPPAYEDVVHHPGTPPPPYTTAPGHPLTASTGCTCCSSASSCSAHLEGTNVEGVSSHQSALPHQEGEPGAGLSPVHIPPSCRYRRLTGDSGIELCPCPDSSEGEPVKEMRASPTQPDLEDHSPCALSPDSPLGQSSSYGDIP
- the Mogs gene encoding mannosyl-oligosaccharide glucosidase yields the protein MARSERRRRAAAAEGARSLERARGAGRRDGRASGASGARGSAGGAALAVVVLALAFGLSGRWVMAWLRMRRALTLHPAPPALPPDSSSPAVAPELFWGTYRPHVYFGMKTRSPKPLLTGLMWAQQSATPGIPPKLRHTCEQGDGVGPYGWEFHDGLSFGRQHISDGALRLTTEFVKRPGGQHGGDWSWRVTVVPQASGTSSLPLVSLFFYVVTDGQEVLLPEIEAKGQLKFISGHTSELGDFRLTLLPPTSPGDTVPKHGSYNVLWSSNPGLPLLTDMVMSRLNSWFKHRPPGASPERYLGLPGSLKWEESGPSGQGQFLIQQVTLKVPFSMEFIFESGSAQAGNQARGPLVGNQLTQVLESHAAAFQERFERTFKLKEKGLSPEEQALGQVALSGLLGGIGYFYGQGLVLPDTGVEGSEQKVDPALFPPVPLFSGVPSRSFFPRGFLWDEGFHQLLVQRWDPHLTREALGHWLGLLNADGWIGREQILGDEARSRVPPEFLVQRAAHANPPTLLLPVLRMLEGSDPDDLAFLRKAFPRLHAWFSWLHQSQAGPVPLSYRWRGRDLALPTLLNPKTLPSGLDDYPRASHPSAAERHLDLRCWVALGARVLSRLADQLGEAEAAAELGPLAASLEEPRSLDELHWAPELGFFADFGNHTKAVQLQSRPPQGLVRVVGRPPPKLQYVDAPGYVSLFPFLLQLLDPSSPRLGPLLDILADSRHLWSPFGLRSLSASSLFYKQPNSEHDPPYWRGAVWLNINYLALGALHHYGHVEGPHKAQAAKLYHELRANVMSTVWRQYQATGFLWEQYSDQDGRGMGCRPFHGWTSLVLLVMAEEY
- the Wbp1 gene encoding WW domain-binding protein 1 isoform X1; this translates as MARASSRNSSEEAWGALRSPQQQSSAASSLEGAIWRRAGSQTRALDAILYHPQQSHLLQELCPGVNTQPYLCENGHCCGETGCCTYYYELWWFWLLWTVLILFSCCCAFRHRRAKLRLQQQQRQREINLLAYHGACHGAGPVPAASLLDLRLLSTFKPPAYEDVVHHPGTPPPPYTTAPGHPLTASTGCTCCSSASSCSAHLEGTNVEGVSSHQSALPHQEGEPGAGLSPVHIPPSCRYRRLTGDSGIELCPCPDSSEGEPVKEMRASPTQPDLEDHSPCALSPDSPLGQSSSYGDIP
- the Ino80b gene encoding INO80 complex subunit B isoform X1 yields the protein MSACVPTVSSPLPLQDPMSKLWRRGSTSGAMEAPEPASPSAGEALELSLTGPHSHGVHKKKHKKHKKKHKKKHHQEEEAGQTQAPAKPQLKLKIKLGGQVLGTKSVPTFTVIPEGPRSPSPLMVVDNEEEPMEGVPLEQYRAWLDEDSNLSPSPLRDLPGDLEGQEEEEEQRWLDALEKGELDDNGDLKKEIDERLLTARQRALLQKARSQPSPILPIPVAGGCPAPALTEEMLLKREERARKRRLQAARRAEEHKNQTIERLTKTAAPSGRGGRGAARGERRGGRAAAPAPTPMVRYSSGAQGSTLSFPPGVPAPAAVVQRSAPSGPAPRCSVPGCPHPRRYACSRTGQALCSLQCYRINLQLRLGGPEGPGSPLLAT
- the Ino80b gene encoding INO80 complex subunit B isoform X2 codes for the protein MSACVPTVSSPLPLQDPMSKLWRRGSTSGAMEAPEPGEALELSLTGPHSHGVHKKKHKKHKKKHKKKHHQEEEAGQTQAPAKPQLKLKIKLGGQVLGTKSVPTFTVIPEGPRSPSPLMVVDNEEEPMEGVPLEQYRAWLDEDSNLSPSPLRDLPGDLEGQEEEEEQRWLDALEKGELDDNGDLKKEIDERLLTARQRALLQKARSQPSPILPIPVAGGCPAPALTEEMLLKREERARKRRLQAARRAEEHKNQTIERLTKTAAPSGRGGRGAARGERRGGRAAAPAPTPMVRYSSGAQGSTLSFPPGVPAPAAVVQRSAPSGPAPRCSVPGCPHPRRYACSRTGQALCSLQCYRINLQLRLGGPEGPGSPLLAT